CTTACTTTTTATAGACGCAGCTTTTGCCACCCAAAATTTGCCGTCTGCAGGAATTAACTCTTCCCAGGGCAAAGCCTTGGTGGCCTGAAACAGCTCCTCATATGTGACGGCCTGAAAGCTGCCTACCTTTAACAGCACTCTTTCTGCTGTCCTTAAAAATACATTGGCTCTGCAGATCGCTTCATCATCTCCTAAAAAGGTGACTTTTCCGTCCTCCACCATTGAAATCTCATATCCTAAATCCTGTATTTCTTTTTTCAGAACTGCTTCCAGACCAAAATGGCAGGGCGCAATTAATTCATATGTTTTCTTCAAGTTTTATCCTCCTGCCTTACTTTATTGCTTTAAGCTTATTTCCTTTACTACTTCTCCGGAAAAAGTTAATATTTTAAATGTCTGATCCTCTAAAATTCCATAAGTAGGAGGATTTCCCTCTTTGGGAATAGATGTGGACCCTGGATTGAGGATTACATGATCCCCTACTTTATCTGCCCTCAGCACATGAGTATGGCCGTGAATTAAAACGTCTCCCGGCTGTATAGGCGGCATATGCTCTTCGTTCATAATATGGCCGTGAGTAGCGTAAAATGTGATTCCGTTCAGAACCAGCACCCCATAGTCTGCCATAACAGGAAACTCCAGCACCATCTGGTCTACCTCTGCCTCGCAGTTTCCTCTCACTGCATAAATCTTGTCTTTCATCTGATTCAGCATACTGATTACCTTTTTAGGCGCATAATCTTTTGGAAGATCATTTCTCGGCCCGTGGTACAGCAGATCCCCTAAAAGAATCAGGCGCTCTGCACCTGACTCCTTAAAGGCCTGAACTGTTTTCTCGCAGTAAAAAGCAGAACCATGTATATCTGAAGCAAACATGTATTTCATTGTCTATTCCTCCTATTTTACATTACCACCATTTTAAGGCTTAAACTATAGTTCTGTCAACAATTCTATCATCTGTCACAGCCCTGTGGCTGTGTATTTTCCTCTGTATAAGTGAAAACCCCGTCTTTAGAAGTTAGCACTAGAAATCTTTAGGAGTATTTTCTGCTCTGAAGCCTCACAAATGCCTTTAAATAAGGCTTTTTTTATTGCAAAAAAACTTTTCAAAATTCTTTTTTTGCGATATACTAATAGTGTTAGTGGTGCTATCTTTTTGAGGAGGGATTCTATGGCATATTTTTTAAAAAAGACAACTTTAAAAGGCAGAACTTATCTTGCGATTTATGACAGTTTTTATAATCAGGAAAAAAAGGGGGCAGCTCACAAATGCTACAAATCCCTTGGCTCTGTAGAAACACTGAAAAAGAACGGCATGGAAGATCCAATCTCTTTTTACCAACAAGAAGTAGCTCTCTTAAACCAGCAACGAAAAGAAGAAGGTGTCCGCAAAATTTCTGACATTTCTCCAACTCTTTATCTTGGATACTTTCCACTGAAAGCAATCCTTGAGAAATTAAAAATCCAAAAGTATGTGAATTATTTTCATCTTACATATGATTTTCAGTTCGATCTTTATGAATTGATTTCTACATTAGTCTACGCAAGAGGTGTATGCCCATGCAGTAAAAACAGGACATTCCACGATGTGCTTCCCAATCTGTACCATTCGTCGCATTATTCCTATGATCAGCTTCTTGATGGTCTTGCCTTTTTGGGAGAAAACTATGAAAAGTTTATCGAGATCTTTACTGTACAAACTGCGGCTGTTTATGGACTGGATACTTCAAACTCTTACTTTGATTGTACGAATTTCTATTTTGAAATAGACAGGGAGGATGATTTCAGAAAAAAAGGACCGAGCAAAGAAAACAAAAAGGAACCCATCATCGGTCTTGGGCTCCTTTTGGATCGGAACCAGATTCCGGTCGGTATGAAGATGTATCCGGGAAATGAGTCAGAAAAACCCATTCTACGTGATGTGATTGATGGACTTAAAAATAGGAACAATATCATGGGAAAAACCATCCATGTCGCAGACAAAGGACTTAATTGTGCACAAAACATTGCGTTTTCAAAACAGAATGGAGATGGTTATCTGTTTTCAAAATCTGTAAAAACCTTGCCTTCGACAGAAAAAACCTGGGTATTATTAGAACAGGATTACAAAGATGTCAAAGATAAAAGCGGAAAACTTTTATACCGCTATAAAAGCTGTATTGATACTTTTCCTTATTCCATAGAGTATAACGGAAAAAAACAGACCATTATGCTTACAGAGAAACGCCTGGTTACCTACAATCCTTCCCTTGCTGCAAAAAAAAGATATGAAATAAACCGCCTTGTAGAAAAAGCAAAAGCACTTACCCTGTCACAAGCCAAAAGGAATGACTTTGGAGAAGCAGGAAAATATGTGGATTTCACAGATAAAACAGGAAATAAAGCAAAAACAAGGATTAATCAGGCTGCCATCGATAAGGACCTCGAACTTGCCGGATACAATCTTCTGGTCACATCCGAAACCCAGATGACAGATCAGGATATTTACTGTACTTACCATAATCTGTGGAGAATTGAAGAATCCTTTAAGATTATGAAATCAGACCTGGATGCACGGCCGGTATTTCTTCAAAAAGAAAATACGATTAAAGGCCACTTTTTGATTTGCTATTTAACAGTTCTCTTAGAGAGGATTTTTCAATTTAAGATACTGGATGAAAAATATTCAACTTCAGATATATTTAGATTCATTAAAGATTTCAGGGTAACAAAAGGCGAACATAAATATATAAACACCACAAGGGATTGTACTTTTATAAATGACCTAGCTGATAAATTTCATCTTCCTTTAACGAATTACTTTCTATCTGAAACTCAAATAAACACCATTTTTAATTATAAACTATAATAACAAACACAGAAGGACTGCCGCTAGCAGTCCTTCTAAACCTTAAAGTTTGCACTATTTTTTAATCTCTGATACCAAAGTCAGGTTANCTTTCTATCTGAAACTCAAATAAACACCATTTTTAATTATAAACTATAATAACAAACACAGAAGGACTGCCGCTAGCAGTCCTTCTAAACCTTAAAGTTTGCACTATTTTTTAATCTCTGATACCAAAGTCAGGTTAAACTATAGTTCTGTCAACAATTCTATCATCTGTCACAGCCCTGTGGCTGTGTATTTTCCTCTGTATAAGTGAAAACCATTGGCAACGTTTACTACCTGATATCCACTTCTGGAAAGACGGTTGCAGGCCAGCATACTTTTGCTGCCTCTGCTGCAGTAAAATATTAAAATTTTATTTATAGGAAGCTCCTTGATTCTCTCTTCCAATTCTTCAAACGGAATATTAATGGCCCCATAAAAGTGGCCCTGCATATAAGATTCCCTGTTCCGCAAATCAATTACCTGCATATTCTCGCCTCTCTCCAGCCACATGTCCAGATATGCCATTGTGATTGTGGGATACGCCATCATATTATGTTTCTCCTTTCTGTACAGACATAGTACTTGTCTTACAATACTATATGCAGAAAATCTCCGGTGTTGCAGACAAGGGGGGTAACATAAAAACAGGCTGCAGCATTTTTGTTTATTGCTGCAGCCCGGCGGCTTTTTATGATTTATTCATCCCGCATGGATATGTTGTTTCTGATGGCTTTTCCCCGGATTTCACTATGTGGTAAAAACCATAGCCTCCGGAGAAATTATAGCATTCATAGCCGTTTTGGCTTAAAATCCGGCAGGCAAGATAGCTGCGGAGACCACTTTGACACATGACATAAACAGGTTTATCTTTGGGAATTTCATTTAATCTTTCACGTAAATCATCTACAGGAATATTTACAAAGCCGTCTACATGCCCACGGCCATATTCCACAGGAGTTCTTGTATCTAATAAGGTTACGCTGCCGTCCCGGGAAAGCTCTTCCACCTGATCATAGTGGAATTGTTTTACCTTTCCTGAAACAATATTTTCAATCATAAACCCAGCCATATTGACCGGATCTTTGGCTGAGGAATAAGGCGGCGCGTAGGCTAAATCCAGTTCTGTAAGCTCTGTGGCCTTCATTCCGGCCCGAATAGCTGTGGCCAGCACGTCAATTCGCTTATCTACACCGTCAAAGCCTACTATCTGCGCCCCTAAAAGACGAAGACTTGCCTTGTCATACACCACTTTCATAGTCATTACCTTGCCCCCCGGATAGTAGCCTGCATGGGAGGCGGGGGATAAAATAACGGCTTCCCAGTCAATTCCCGCCGCCTTTGCCGTAAATTCGTTGATGCCTGTAGCGGCTGCCGTCATGTCAAATAATTTAATTACAGAAGAGCCCTGCGCACCGGAAAAAACGCTGTTTCCTCCGCAAATATTATCAGCTGCAATACGTCCCTGTTTGTTGGCAGGACCTGCAAGGGAAATCAATCCCTTCTTTCCTGTTACAAAATGCTTTATTTCAACTGCGTCGCCTACAGCGTAAACATCAGGAGCAGATGTTTCCATCTTGTCATTTACTACAATGCTGCCTTTGATTCCCAACTCCAGTCCTGCTTTTTCAGCCAGCTCTGTCTCAGGAATAACGCCGATGGCAAGCAGTACCATATCAGAAGTTATATTATGTTCGCCTGCAGTTTTTGTTATAATACTGTCCCCGTTTTTTTCAAATCCAGTTACAGCTGTGTTAAGCATCAACCGGATTCCGTGGCTTTCCAGCTGTGAATGGACAATACAAGCCATGTCAAAATCAAAGGGGGCTAACAGATGGTTGGCATATTCTGCCAATGTTACCTTGATTCCCAGCTCTGCAAGATTTTCTGCCATTTCAATTCCAATAAATCCGCCGCCGATTACTGTGGCGCTTTTTGGCTTTTCACTTTCAATGAATTTGTGTATTTTTAATGTATCCTCAACTGTGCGGAGAGTAAAAATCTTATCATTATCAATACCTGGCATATTGGGCTGTGTGGGCTTGGCGCCTGGTGAAAGAATCAGCTTATCATAGCTTTCCTCATAGACCTTTCCCGTCTCCAGCCTGCAAACAGTTACGGTTTTCTTTTCTGTATGGATCTCTGTAACCTCATGGCGGACGCGTACATCTACACGAAATCTGTCCCAAAAGCCTTCCGGCGTTTGCAAGGTTAAATCCTCCTCATTTTGAATTATGCCGCCTACATAATAGGGCAAACCACAGTTGGCATATGAAATAAAGCTGGTGCGCTCAAAAACAATGATTTGTGCATTTTCATCTAAACGCCTGATTCTTGCCGCGGCAGAAGCTCCTCCGGCAACTCCTCCTACAATGATTACTTTCATTTTTGTATTCTCCTTATTCATCAGTTTTTTATCTATCAATTTTTCAATTTCAGGATCATCTTAATCCCTTTGACTGATTATACTTTACCATCTGATTTAAAAAAAGACTGTGACTAAGTCGCATTCCAGCAAAAAATACAATTTTATTCACATATTATATCATTGCTTCAAGGGCTTCAATGTTTTTCAGCGTAATCCTGCCTCTTTTGAACTCTACTAAATTGTCTGAGGCAAACCGCTTTAACATCCGCGCCACAACCTCTCTGGCAGAATTTGTATACTGGGCAATTTGTTCATGGGTCATTTGTATCGTAGCCAATCCAGTGTTTTTATATTCGCTGATTAGAAATGAAGCCAGCCGTCTGTCGTAGCCCTTAAATAAAATCATCTGCATTGTCCACATTACAGATGAGAAGCGTTCACAAAGAAGCTCATATGCAAAACAGCGCACATATATATTCTTCTTCATAAGCTTGTCAAAGGCATCTGTGCTCATTACTAATAACATACAGTCTGCGGAGGCTGACATCAGAGTTTCAAATGTAATTTGGTTTACTACACAGGAGGCTGTCAACACACAAAGTTCCCCCTGATGAAGCCGGTATAAAGTGATTTCACGGCCTTCCTCTGAAAGAATATAAGCGCGCATCTGGCCGCTTATGACCATGGACATCCCAAGACACTCTGTCCCACTGTTAAAGATAATCTGTTCTTTAGTATATTGGCGTATGTTAGAGTTTGCCTGAACAAATTCCTTCTCCCTGTCAGTCAGCTGCTCCCAAAAAGGCAGCTGAATCAAATAACTGAGTTCTGTCATTTATGTCCCTTTCTCTGTTTGTAATAAGGTTATTATTTTTCCTGATGAGATCCGCCGCAGCTGTGCTCGCCGCATGTATGTCCTGCACCGTGCTCATGGTTGTGGTGGTTACAATGTACATTTGGGTTAAAAGATAATGTGTCAGATAAAAGGGCTTTTACTGCTTCATCAGCGCTGCCTGACACTCCGCCGTACAGTTTGATTCCCCTTTCCATAAGAGCTGCCTGGGCTCCCCCTCCAATGCCGCCGCAAATAAGCACGTCCACGTGGTGATCAGTTAAAAAGCCGGCTAAAGCGCCGTGGCCGCTGCCGTTAGTGTCACATATTTGTTCAGCAGTAATTTTTCCGTCCTCTGCGTCGTAAAATTTAAATTGCTCTGTATGGCCAAAATGCTGAAAAATCTCTCCGTTTTCATAAGTCACTGCAATTCTCATAATCATATCTCCTTTTTCAATTATATTTATTTTTTCTTTTCTCTCCTGTTTTTCACAATGCTTTTTATAGCACCACTTAGGTTCTCCGTCACAAAGCTTGTAATTCCCCCCGTCTATGACTAGACGGCGGCCGTTTATCAGGCTGTCTGCAATTTTTCCTCTTGCGCTCTCGTAGATTTCTGTTACTGTAGACCTTCCAATTTCCATCTGCATGGCACATTGCTGATGCGTCTGTTTTTCTAAGTCTACCAGGCGGATCACTTCAAACTCGTCCAGGGTAAGCACAACCGCCTCCAGCCCTGTTACATGGTCAGGTGAAAAACCTGTAACCATAGGTTTGCCGCAGATTCTTCTGCAGCGCTGCGGCCTTGGCATTTTCCCACCTCCTTTTAGTTTCCGGCATATGTCAATTATAGCACAATTTTTTTATTTGACAAGGCTTTCACTTTACAGGACAAAAAAATACCCTAACAGCGCAACACAGCTTTTTGTGTTTTACTATTAGGGTATTATTTACTTCTCTCACTGCCTGTGATTACTTGTCACAATTCTGGCTCTTGTTCTGACTGCAGTTCTGGCTCTTATTGCGTCCGCAGTTCTGGCTGTCATTTTTGCTTTTGTTAGTTCCGTTCTGAGAGTTCTTAGAGCTGGAATCGTCCATATTATTGTAGTTGTTATTATTCTTTGCCATGATCATAACCTCCTAACTGTGATTTCGTTTCAAGGTTAGTATGGCTTACTTGTATGTATATTATTCAAAATTATTCAAAAGTTTTAATCGCCCATTACATTTACAATTTTTACAGGAGTTCTGTAATTCCAGGGAGATGTTTTAATGCCTGTCTCAGGTGTGGAGGCGTGAACAACTTGTCCGTTGCCAATGTACAAAGCTACATGGTTGATTCTGCTTCCGCTGGAGTAAAAGATTAAATCCCCCGGCCGCATCTGGTCTGCGCTGATTGCTCTTCCCTGAGTTGCCTGTGAGCTGGCGCTTCTCTGCATAGGCACCCCCGCCCCATTTTGAACCACGTAACGGGTAAATCCGGAGCAATCTACGCCTGTGCGCGGATCATTGCCGCCGTAGCGGTATGGACCGCCGATAAACTGCACTGCAAAATTTACCAGGTTCTGCCTTTTTTCCTCAGACAGCTGAGCCGCTGTCTTTTCCAAAACCGGCAGGTCGGCTCCCTCAGGTCCTGTTACAGAAATATTACTGTCCATAGGAAGATATCCAGTCTCCCCGCCGATCTCTACAGATATCCATCCGTCTTCTGTCTTTCCAGAAACCTGGAACGTAGCTCCCTGAAGAGCTTCTGTTAAAACCTCGCTGCCCTTCAGCTCTGTTTTTACATTTACGCTTTCTGCTAAAATAGTAGCCTGAAAGCTGCTTAACATCTGGGATTCGCTGATCAGCTCTGGTCCTGCGTAAACGCTTGTTGCATTAGCTGTAAACAATACGCCGCAGACAGCCGCTAATTTTATTATCTTCCTAATTTTTAAATTCATAATTATAACTCCTGATTTTAGGCTGTACGCCTCTTGTTTATTTTACAAGTTTCACTTCATTTGTTACATAAATATTAAATCTTATTACAGTTGTATTATAACTTACTTTCTTTTTTCCGTCAACCAGTTTATATAATGTTTAGATTTATGTCATAATTCCTTGTATATCTACAATACTGCGGCATAAAAAAGGGGCTGTAAAAAAACAGCTCTAAAAAACGCTGAGGTCGTGAGACTTCAGCGTTTTTTTGGTATAATTAATTATGCGACTAACTAAAAATACCAATAATAATTATACTGTAAGACAATTAAAATTACCATTAGAAATTGAAAAATTAATTGATATTTCTGATCCTGTATATACTTTCTGCGAAGTAATGGATCACATTGACCTATCAGGATATTTTGTAGAGAAGGGATACAAAACAGGTCGTCCAAGATGTGATGAACAGAAACTCCTCAAAGTAATACTCTTTGCTTTTATGGAACACGGAATCTGTTCTCTGAGAAATATTGAAAAACTCTGTAGAAATGATATCCGATACATGTACCTGCTTGATGG
The window above is part of the Lachnoclostridium edouardi genome. Proteins encoded here:
- a CDS encoding rhodanese-like domain-containing protein, which translates into the protein MMAYPTITMAYLDMWLERGENMQVIDLRNRESYMQGHFYGAINIPFEELEERIKELPINKILIFYCSRGSKSMLACNRLSRSGYQVVNVANGFHLYRGKYTATGL
- a CDS encoding C40 family peptidase yields the protein MNLKIRKIIKLAAVCGVLFTANATSVYAGPELISESQMLSSFQATILAESVNVKTELKGSEVLTEALQGATFQVSGKTEDGWISVEIGGETGYLPMDSNISVTGPEGADLPVLEKTAAQLSEEKRQNLVNFAVQFIGGPYRYGGNDPRTGVDCSGFTRYVVQNGAGVPMQRSASSQATQGRAISADQMRPGDLIFYSSGSRINHVALYIGNGQVVHASTPETGIKTSPWNYRTPVKIVNVMGD
- a CDS encoding Crp/Fnr family transcriptional regulator produces the protein MTELSYLIQLPFWEQLTDREKEFVQANSNIRQYTKEQIIFNSGTECLGMSMVISGQMRAYILSEEGREITLYRLHQGELCVLTASCVVNQITFETLMSASADCMLLVMSTDAFDKLMKKNIYVRCFAYELLCERFSSVMWTMQMILFKGYDRRLASFLISEYKNTGLATIQMTHEQIAQYTNSAREVVARMLKRFASDNLVEFKRGRITLKNIEALEAMI
- the yfcE gene encoding phosphodiesterase, producing the protein MKYMFASDIHGSAFYCEKTVQAFKESGAERLILLGDLLYHGPRNDLPKDYAPKKVISMLNQMKDKIYAVRGNCEAEVDQMVLEFPVMADYGVLVLNGITFYATHGHIMNEEHMPPIQPGDVLIHGHTHVLRADKVGDHVILNPGSTSIPKEGNPPTYGILEDQTFKILTFSGEVVKEISLKQ
- a CDS encoding IS1634 family transposase yields the protein MAYFLKKTTLKGRTYLAIYDSFYNQEKKGAAHKCYKSLGSVETLKKNGMEDPISFYQQEVALLNQQRKEEGVRKISDISPTLYLGYFPLKAILEKLKIQKYVNYFHLTYDFQFDLYELISTLVYARGVCPCSKNRTFHDVLPNLYHSSHYSYDQLLDGLAFLGENYEKFIEIFTVQTAAVYGLDTSNSYFDCTNFYFEIDREDDFRKKGPSKENKKEPIIGLGLLLDRNQIPVGMKMYPGNESEKPILRDVIDGLKNRNNIMGKTIHVADKGLNCAQNIAFSKQNGDGYLFSKSVKTLPSTEKTWVLLEQDYKDVKDKSGKLLYRYKSCIDTFPYSIEYNGKKQTIMLTEKRLVTYNPSLAAKKRYEINRLVEKAKALTLSQAKRNDFGEAGKYVDFTDKTGNKAKTRINQAAIDKDLELAGYNLLVTSETQMTDQDIYCTYHNLWRIEESFKIMKSDLDARPVFLQKENTIKGHFLICYLTVLLERIFQFKILDEKYSTSDIFRFIKDFRVTKGEHKYINTTRDCTFINDLADKFHLPLTNYFLSETQINTIFNYKL
- a CDS encoding FAD-dependent oxidoreductase, whose translation is MKVIIVGGVAGGASAAARIRRLDENAQIIVFERTSFISYANCGLPYYVGGIIQNEEDLTLQTPEGFWDRFRVDVRVRHEVTEIHTEKKTVTVCRLETGKVYEESYDKLILSPGAKPTQPNMPGIDNDKIFTLRTVEDTLKIHKFIESEKPKSATVIGGGFIGIEMAENLAELGIKVTLAEYANHLLAPFDFDMACIVHSQLESHGIRLMLNTAVTGFEKNGDSIITKTAGEHNITSDMVLLAIGVIPETELAEKAGLELGIKGSIVVNDKMETSAPDVYAVGDAVEIKHFVTGKKGLISLAGPANKQGRIAADNICGGNSVFSGAQGSSVIKLFDMTAAATGINEFTAKAAGIDWEAVILSPASHAGYYPGGKVMTMKVVYDKASLRLLGAQIVGFDGVDKRIDVLATAIRAGMKATELTELDLAYAPPYSSAKDPVNMAGFMIENIVSGKVKQFHYDQVEELSRDGSVTLLDTRTPVEYGRGHVDGFVNIPVDDLRERLNEIPKDKPVYVMCQSGLRSYLACRILSQNGYECYNFSGGYGFYHIVKSGEKPSETTYPCGMNKS
- a CDS encoding DUF134 domain-containing protein produces the protein MPRPQRCRRICGKPMVTGFSPDHVTGLEAVVLTLDEFEVIRLVDLEKQTHQQCAMQMEIGRSTVTEIYESARGKIADSLINGRRLVIDGGNYKLCDGEPKWCYKKHCEKQERKEKINIIEKGDMIMRIAVTYENGEIFQHFGHTEQFKFYDAEDGKITAEQICDTNGSGHGALAGFLTDHHVDVLICGGIGGGAQAALMERGIKLYGGVSGSADEAVKALLSDTLSFNPNVHCNHHNHEHGAGHTCGEHSCGGSHQEK